Proteins encoded together in one Prosthecobacter debontii window:
- a CDS encoding type II toxin-antitoxin system RelE/ParE family toxin: protein MIVSFEAQALEEYQDAAQYSEDRFGLGKAFVLAMEQALEAIALNPERYQSVGEGIRIFRMKRFPYYLFYHFSDELKQVVIYAVAHHRRQSDYWRGRLPER, encoded by the coding sequence ATGATCGTTTCTTTTGAAGCGCAAGCGCTTGAGGAATATCAGGACGCGGCCCAATACTCAGAGGATCGTTTTGGTCTGGGAAAAGCGTTCGTCCTAGCGATGGAACAGGCGTTAGAAGCCATCGCCTTAAATCCCGAGCGCTATCAATCGGTCGGTGAGGGGATTCGGATTTTTCGGATGAAAAGATTCCCTTACTATCTCTTTTATCACTTCTCAGATGAGCTGAAGCAGGTTGTGATTTATGCGGTAGCACATCATCGCAGGCAGTCTGATTATTGGAGAGGACGACTACCGGAGAGGTAG
- a CDS encoding peptidoglycan-binding domain-containing protein produces MSPRPSRPSDSLSSRHSEVHSRPSFFNRPSSVRHSSGRSHWHYHDSSRFSGLSRHSIFHSYPHHHYRLCQGNGYRGYGWYFGPPNMGYYYETPGVYYYSSLSSVPSTYLSLRYSAVNSLDYAVQEALADLGYYGGPLDGDIGPMSRLAIANFQADNGLEPTGIIDETLLYYLGIQ; encoded by the coding sequence GTGTCTCCTCGTCCGAGCCGCCCTTCGGATAGCTTGAGCTCACGTCACTCCGAAGTTCATAGCCGTCCATCCTTCTTTAACCGCCCTTCTTCGGTGAGGCATTCTTCAGGGCGTAGTCACTGGCACTACCATGACTCCTCTCGCTTCTCGGGGTTAAGTCGGCATTCGATCTTCCATAGCTACCCGCACCATCATTACCGTCTGTGCCAAGGCAACGGCTACCGGGGCTATGGCTGGTATTTCGGGCCGCCGAACATGGGTTACTACTATGAAACTCCCGGCGTGTATTATTACAGCTCGCTGAGTTCGGTGCCTTCTACCTATCTGAGCCTGCGTTATTCAGCCGTCAATTCGCTGGACTACGCCGTGCAGGAAGCCCTGGCGGATCTGGGTTACTATGGTGGCCCCCTGGACGGTGATATCGGCCCGATGTCCCGTTTGGCCATCGCTAACTTCCAGGCAGACAATGGTCTGGAACCCACCGGTATCATTGACGAAACCCTGCTGTATTACCTGGGCATCCAATGA
- a CDS encoding sulfite exporter TauE/SafE family protein, which produces MTTIDTSAAAFLAGLVTSVHCIGMCGPLSCSWAVSSQPGMAGFMRSTALYHTGRLLAYGLVGGIAGAAGFIPLSWAQHGAGIVLPWMMVVAFALVGLGLDKWLPKPKFLSGSLRKIQEKAFRMKSGTRAALLGFATPLLPCGPLYVMFALALANGSVFKGAEFAIAFGLGTLPLLWLAQTQIHWLGGRLQPATLRKFQRALALVAALVMAWRLRDTLDFGSDAVPSCCHAML; this is translated from the coding sequence ATGACCACCATTGACACCAGTGCTGCGGCCTTTCTGGCTGGTCTCGTCACCAGCGTCCACTGCATCGGGATGTGTGGTCCCCTGTCCTGTTCCTGGGCCGTCTCCTCACAGCCTGGCATGGCGGGTTTCATGCGCAGCACAGCCCTCTACCACACAGGGCGTTTGCTCGCCTACGGTCTCGTCGGCGGCATCGCGGGTGCGGCGGGTTTCATACCGCTGAGTTGGGCTCAGCATGGGGCAGGCATTGTGCTGCCGTGGATGATGGTGGTGGCCTTTGCCCTCGTTGGCCTCGGCTTGGATAAGTGGCTGCCTAAACCCAAGTTCCTCAGTGGCAGCCTGCGCAAAATTCAGGAGAAAGCTTTCCGGATGAAGAGCGGAACCCGAGCTGCTCTGCTGGGCTTCGCCACGCCACTCCTGCCCTGCGGTCCCTTGTATGTCATGTTCGCCCTCGCCTTGGCGAATGGCAGTGTGTTTAAAGGCGCTGAATTCGCCATTGCTTTTGGGCTCGGCACCCTGCCTCTGCTGTGGTTGGCACAAACTCAAATCCATTGGCTAGGCGGACGCCTGCAACCCGCCACCCTGCGCAAGTTTCAACGAGCTTTGGCGCTCGTCGCCGCGCTCGTGATGGCGTGGCGTCTGCGAGACACCTTGGATTTCGGCAGCGATGCCGTGCCGAGTTGCTGCCATGCGATGCTATGA
- a CDS encoding helix-turn-helix transcriptional regulator yields the protein MAYQPATSPSEWPKWIQRLLNRGWPTRVYLAVESRSGFPAHESPRFSLCLAGTGQYTVLRQQKRQIITLKRGDAIVAAPGAHMEPHRPSRYLALGLVFTPSMTRLLLAKQSRGRHRFLQAHHDSTVLDSDGHHFFEALYHRDSAPPEDLAARRLVELLLLKSADIASRTDITKQATRKGHFTWQAACQFLEDHLHQPLGRQEVADFLHIHPNHVSRLFHEFSERSFQDHLLHARLRRARSLMADPSLNITDIAHACGFRDANYFIRCYRRVTGETPGRQRTRNNSTW from the coding sequence ATGGCATACCAACCCGCCACCTCCCCCTCCGAGTGGCCGAAGTGGATTCAGCGATTGCTGAATCGCGGTTGGCCCACCCGTGTGTACCTCGCCGTTGAGAGTCGCAGCGGCTTCCCCGCTCATGAAAGCCCACGCTTCTCTCTCTGTCTGGCTGGCACCGGCCAATACACCGTGCTCAGGCAGCAGAAGCGCCAGATCATTACGCTCAAGCGTGGGGATGCCATCGTTGCCGCGCCCGGAGCTCACATGGAACCGCATCGCCCCTCGCGTTACTTAGCGTTAGGCCTTGTCTTCACCCCCTCCATGACGAGGCTGCTCTTAGCCAAGCAATCTCGAGGTCGTCATCGCTTCCTCCAAGCTCATCACGACAGCACTGTTCTCGATTCGGACGGGCATCACTTTTTCGAAGCCCTTTATCACCGTGACTCTGCACCCCCAGAGGATTTGGCTGCACGACGTCTGGTGGAGTTGCTCTTGCTCAAGAGCGCTGACATCGCCAGCCGGACTGACATCACCAAGCAGGCCACGCGCAAAGGCCATTTCACCTGGCAGGCCGCCTGTCAGTTTTTGGAGGATCACCTGCATCAGCCTTTGGGGCGTCAAGAAGTCGCCGATTTTCTCCACATCCATCCCAATCACGTCTCCCGTCTCTTTCACGAATTCAGCGAGCGCTCGTTTCAAGATCACCTTCTGCATGCCCGCCTACGCCGCGCGCGCTCCCTCATGGCGGATCCCTCTCTGAACATCACCGACATCGCCCACGCCTGCGGTTTTCGAGATGCCAATTATTTCATTCGTTGTTACCGCCGAGTCACGGGGGAGACGCCTGGGAGACAGCGAACGCGCAATAACTCGACTTGGTAA
- a CDS encoding addiction module protein: MSTATQTLLALPMQERLALADQLHASVPANWQKEATEAWLKEAELRAAEMEANPGLEITHESFLARFKTCPSIDEMNLPLR, encoded by the coding sequence ATGAGCACGGCGACCCAGACCTTGTTGGCCCTACCGATGCAGGAACGTCTTGCCCTTGCCGATCAACTCCATGCAAGCGTTCCTGCTAATTGGCAAAAGGAGGCTACTGAAGCTTGGCTCAAAGAGGCTGAATTGAGAGCCGCTGAAATGGAAGCAAATCCTGGGCTTGAGATCACGCATGAATCGTTTCTCGCCCGCTTCAAAACTTGCCCCAGCATTGATGAGATGAACCTACCTCTCCGGTAG
- a CDS encoding FAD-dependent oxidoreductase codes for MSSSKSPFSRRHFLRAALAGPGLLPAAAWTSASGAEEAAAAAEAPLFDEPGRQVPLVQDADVIVCGAGPAGVAAAISAARAGAKVRLFEANGCLGGVWTAGLLTWIFDFDKPGFTRELNRLLEERGARRGTSASKFVYEPDEMKLLLEDLCAEAGVSFRLHTRLVAAYREGRQLTTIITESRSGREAWRAPVFIDTTGDGVLGNLAGCSWDLGEMGQDKAPQCLCQPLTMNALAVVSDVTQMQSYISFYEGDLNWHVKATENFKAEIKRAGLDPSYGMPTIFHVRDNIVLLMLNHEYGVRPDDADAMTAATVRARKEVFDIVRALRKLGGVWEGLQVVATAEQIGVRDGRRIHGRYTVTREDLMSSARHEDAVARVTFGVDIHARTKKANDELTIERGGVKKFTPYDIPLRALIAKDVDGLMMAGRCISGDFVAHASYRVTGNAVAMGEAAGVAAAIAATTKRQPHEVPWEECRKMLVQVAR; via the coding sequence ATGAGTTCTTCCAAATCCCCGTTTTCGCGTCGTCATTTCCTACGTGCTGCCTTGGCGGGTCCAGGTTTGCTGCCTGCCGCAGCCTGGACGTCTGCCAGTGGTGCTGAGGAGGCGGCGGCTGCCGCTGAGGCGCCTCTTTTCGATGAACCGGGGCGTCAGGTGCCGCTGGTGCAGGATGCGGATGTGATCGTCTGTGGTGCCGGCCCTGCGGGAGTGGCCGCCGCGATCTCAGCTGCACGTGCAGGGGCCAAGGTGCGGTTGTTTGAAGCCAATGGCTGTCTCGGTGGGGTGTGGACTGCAGGGTTGCTGACGTGGATCTTTGACTTCGATAAACCCGGCTTCACACGGGAGCTGAATCGTCTGCTGGAGGAGCGTGGTGCGCGGCGTGGCACGAGTGCCAGCAAGTTTGTGTATGAGCCGGATGAGATGAAACTGCTGCTGGAGGATCTCTGCGCGGAGGCCGGCGTCAGCTTCCGGCTACACACGCGTCTGGTGGCGGCTTATCGGGAAGGGCGGCAACTGACCACCATCATCACAGAGTCGCGCTCGGGGCGCGAGGCCTGGCGGGCTCCGGTATTCATTGATACCACAGGCGATGGTGTCCTGGGGAACTTGGCCGGGTGCAGTTGGGATCTGGGCGAGATGGGGCAGGATAAAGCCCCGCAATGCCTTTGCCAGCCGCTAACCATGAATGCTCTCGCGGTGGTGAGTGATGTGACGCAGATGCAGTCCTACATCTCCTTTTATGAAGGGGATCTCAACTGGCATGTGAAAGCCACGGAGAACTTCAAAGCGGAGATAAAGCGTGCCGGATTGGACCCCTCCTACGGCATGCCGACGATCTTTCACGTGCGCGATAACATCGTGCTACTCATGCTGAACCATGAGTATGGCGTGAGACCGGACGATGCCGATGCCATGACGGCGGCTACGGTGCGTGCACGCAAGGAAGTCTTCGACATTGTGCGTGCACTGCGGAAGCTCGGCGGTGTGTGGGAGGGCTTGCAAGTGGTTGCCACGGCAGAGCAAATCGGCGTGCGCGATGGTCGGCGTATTCATGGCCGGTATACCGTGACCAGAGAGGATCTGATGAGCAGTGCCCGGCATGAGGATGCGGTGGCTCGGGTGACCTTCGGGGTTGATATCCATGCCCGCACGAAGAAGGCCAATGATGAGCTGACGATCGAGCGTGGGGGTGTGAAAAAGTTCACGCCTTATGACATCCCTCTGCGGGCACTCATCGCTAAGGATGTGGATGGTCTCATGATGGCAGGCCGCTGCATCAGTGGTGACTTTGTGGCACATGCCAGTTATCGAGTGACAGGCAATGCTGTGGCGATGGGCGAGGCCGCAGGTGTAGCGGCGGCGATCGCCGCAACGACGAAACGTCAACCCCATGAGGTGCCCTGGGAAGAATGCCGCAAGATGCTGGTGCAAGTTGCACGGTAA
- the mfd gene encoding transcription-repair coupling factor codes for MSDLAPAKKTARKQAVKKRSPLPPARAERKEVHALVATVLEQKEFRQRLKALGSGQEMVLDHVTPEARAFALALVLAHLAETQPGKRMWVLCPDVRTQDQLHSELLVWQCPTLYFPRHSAPALDVLPDPDALAERVSILSRWREHGPDCPSALLICADSLEETVPAAKEIENQRRTLEVGGKVDVEAFLEELDAAGYERVPVVMERGQYARRGGIVDFFSWQAEEPLRLEFFDDEIESIRAFDIHHQASIRRMERAGVILQISESAAEDGRVSDYLQPEDLVLVIGDELAPRCDARIVAGAAPGDDLEDFSTAIHENPLGVFDASDFVLHEARRKQFQLQLKEWQGQRWRTVIFFHNEAEKERFAELASTLTVKAPEALLGLLYRGFTIPSAKLAVLTGAEIFGRHQYTRRVRGSKLDDPETLRKARDVLRELRDGDLVVHSDHGIARYGGVSTRISPGGRREEVLVLHYAEEAKFFVPVAQAHMVTRYVGVGGKAPALSKLGGASWQKTRKSAEKSVEEFAAKMLTISAERQSVTGFAFPPDSKWQMEFENSFLYRETPDQLRCVEDIKQDMESEKPMDRLLCADVGFGKTEVAIRAAFKAVMGGKQVAILVPTTVLARQHWSNIRERMSEFPVTVEMLCRLTPKKNEKKIVEGIREGQVDIVVGTHRVISKDVRFKDLGLVVIDEEQRFGVKHKERFKELFRFVDVLTLSATPIPRTLYLALMGMRDMSTIETPPPNKQAVQTLICPYDERVIKQAVDAELDRGGQIFFLHNRVMTIEKMAQRIRELCPRAKVIIGHGQMDEELLEDVMHTFVDGRADVLVCTTIIESGVDIPNANTIIIDRADRFGLADLYQLRGRVGRGGQQAHAYLLLPRDAVTAGDARKRVNAIKQYAGLGSGFKIALRDLEIRGAGNLLGTEQSGHIAAVGFDMYCQMLKQAVNKMQGRRVARPIEVALRADFLVQSEALMVQAAQGATPAFLPNAFIEDTRLRITAYRQLGEVMTRKELDELESQWRDQFGDKLPHAVQNLLTCAAIRLAASHAGITDVEIKERKLMLTRNGQLVMIQGKFPRLTERQGHKQLQEALMMLRSL; via the coding sequence GTGTCAGATCTAGCCCCGGCTAAGAAGACGGCACGCAAGCAGGCCGTCAAAAAGCGTTCGCCTCTCCCCCCAGCCCGCGCGGAGAGGAAGGAGGTGCACGCTCTCGTGGCCACGGTGCTGGAGCAAAAGGAGTTTCGACAAAGGCTCAAGGCTCTCGGCTCCGGTCAGGAAATGGTCTTGGATCATGTGACCCCTGAGGCACGGGCCTTTGCGCTCGCGCTCGTGCTGGCGCATCTGGCCGAGACTCAGCCGGGCAAACGAATGTGGGTTTTATGCCCCGATGTGCGCACGCAGGATCAGCTCCACTCCGAGCTGCTCGTCTGGCAGTGTCCGACGCTCTACTTCCCCCGTCACAGCGCCCCTGCACTGGACGTGTTGCCGGACCCAGATGCTCTCGCGGAGCGGGTGTCCATCCTCAGCCGTTGGCGTGAGCACGGTCCGGATTGCCCTTCGGCGCTTTTGATTTGTGCCGATAGCTTGGAAGAGACCGTGCCGGCGGCGAAGGAGATCGAAAATCAGCGCCGCACGCTGGAGGTCGGGGGCAAGGTGGACGTCGAGGCCTTTCTAGAGGAACTGGATGCGGCGGGCTATGAGCGGGTGCCGGTAGTGATGGAGCGCGGCCAGTATGCTCGGCGCGGCGGCATCGTGGATTTCTTTTCCTGGCAGGCGGAGGAACCTCTGCGCCTGGAGTTCTTCGATGACGAGATCGAGTCCATTCGTGCCTTTGACATTCATCATCAGGCCTCGATCCGACGCATGGAGCGTGCGGGAGTCATTCTTCAAATCAGTGAATCTGCGGCTGAAGATGGTCGGGTGTCGGATTATCTCCAGCCGGAGGATCTGGTTCTCGTCATCGGGGATGAACTTGCGCCACGCTGCGATGCACGCATTGTGGCTGGGGCTGCGCCAGGAGATGATCTGGAGGATTTTTCCACGGCCATTCACGAGAATCCGCTGGGGGTGTTCGATGCCTCTGACTTCGTGCTGCATGAGGCGCGTCGAAAGCAGTTCCAGCTGCAATTGAAAGAGTGGCAGGGGCAGCGCTGGCGCACGGTGATCTTCTTCCATAATGAAGCGGAGAAGGAACGGTTTGCCGAATTGGCCTCGACCCTGACGGTGAAGGCTCCAGAGGCTTTGTTAGGCCTTTTGTATCGTGGTTTCACGATTCCCTCGGCCAAGTTGGCCGTGCTTACAGGAGCCGAAATCTTTGGCCGACATCAGTACACGCGGCGCGTGCGGGGATCGAAGCTCGATGATCCTGAAACCCTGCGTAAAGCCCGTGATGTCTTGCGTGAGTTACGCGATGGCGATCTGGTGGTGCATTCAGATCACGGCATCGCACGTTACGGCGGTGTATCCACACGCATCAGCCCCGGTGGTCGGCGTGAGGAGGTGCTGGTGCTGCACTATGCGGAGGAGGCGAAATTCTTCGTGCCGGTGGCACAGGCGCACATGGTCACTCGCTATGTCGGTGTGGGTGGAAAAGCCCCTGCACTGAGTAAGCTAGGTGGTGCCTCCTGGCAAAAGACCCGCAAGAGCGCGGAGAAGAGTGTCGAGGAATTTGCCGCCAAGATGCTGACTATCAGTGCGGAGCGGCAGAGCGTCACAGGCTTCGCTTTTCCTCCAGATAGCAAGTGGCAGATGGAGTTTGAGAACTCCTTCCTTTATCGCGAGACACCGGATCAACTCCGCTGCGTGGAGGACATCAAGCAGGACATGGAGTCTGAAAAACCCATGGACCGTCTGCTCTGTGCGGATGTGGGATTCGGTAAAACGGAAGTGGCGATCCGAGCCGCCTTCAAAGCAGTGATGGGCGGCAAACAGGTGGCGATTCTGGTGCCCACGACGGTGCTGGCACGGCAGCACTGGAGCAACATCCGCGAGCGCATGAGCGAGTTCCCAGTGACGGTGGAAATGCTTTGCCGATTAACCCCGAAAAAGAACGAAAAGAAAATCGTCGAAGGCATCCGCGAGGGTCAGGTGGACATCGTGGTCGGCACGCATCGAGTCATTTCGAAAGACGTGCGCTTTAAAGATCTCGGCCTCGTCGTGATTGATGAAGAGCAGCGCTTCGGCGTGAAGCACAAAGAGCGGTTCAAGGAACTGTTCCGGTTTGTGGATGTGTTGACGCTGAGCGCCACACCTATCCCCCGCACGCTGTATTTGGCGCTCATGGGGATGCGTGACATGAGCACCATTGAAACACCGCCACCTAACAAACAAGCGGTTCAAACCTTGATCTGTCCGTATGATGAACGGGTGATCAAACAGGCGGTGGATGCGGAATTGGATCGTGGTGGTCAGATCTTCTTTTTGCACAACCGCGTCATGACGATTGAAAAGATGGCACAGCGCATCCGTGAGCTGTGTCCTAGGGCCAAGGTGATCATTGGCCACGGGCAGATGGATGAGGAATTGCTGGAAGATGTCATGCACACCTTTGTGGATGGCCGGGCAGATGTCTTGGTCTGCACCACGATCATTGAGAGCGGTGTGGACATCCCGAATGCCAATACTATCATCATTGATCGAGCAGACCGGTTTGGCCTAGCGGATCTGTATCAGCTACGTGGTCGCGTAGGGCGTGGTGGGCAGCAAGCCCATGCGTATCTGCTGCTACCTCGGGATGCGGTGACGGCGGGCGATGCACGCAAGCGCGTGAATGCCATCAAACAATACGCAGGCTTGGGCAGCGGGTTTAAGATCGCTCTGCGAGACCTGGAGATTCGTGGCGCGGGGAACTTGCTGGGCACCGAGCAGAGCGGGCACATTGCGGCGGTCGGTTTCGATATGTATTGCCAGATGCTCAAACAGGCCGTGAATAAGATGCAGGGGCGGCGAGTGGCGCGGCCGATCGAGGTGGCGCTGCGGGCCGATTTTCTGGTGCAATCCGAAGCTCTCATGGTGCAGGCGGCTCAAGGGGCGACGCCCGCCTTCCTGCCGAATGCCTTCATCGAAGACACTCGCTTGCGCATTACGGCTTATCGTCAGTTAGGCGAAGTGATGACGCGCAAGGAACTCGATGAACTGGAGAGCCAATGGCGTGACCAGTTTGGCGATAAGCTGCCCCACGCGGTGCAGAACCTACTCACCTGCGCTGCGATCCGTTTGGCAGCATCTCATGCAGGCATTACGGATGTGGAAATTAAAGAACGAAAACTCATGCTGACTCGCAACGGTCAACTCGTCATGATCCAGGGTAAGTTTCCACGTCTGACTGAACGTCAAGGGCACAAGCAGTTGCAGGAAGCGCTGATGATGCTCCGGAGCTTGTGA
- a CDS encoding DUF4282 domain-containing protein, with protein sequence MSAPPPEKTPTAAATLWTELKAVLDLVLDFSFKHFVTPHLIRILYALTLLAATLAALTWMFSGFRSSFLYGLFTLVTGPVAFVLYVLTARVAMEVILAIFQIAEKIRKE encoded by the coding sequence ATGAGTGCGCCACCCCCCGAAAAAACACCCACCGCTGCAGCCACTCTGTGGACGGAGCTGAAGGCCGTGTTGGATCTGGTGCTGGATTTTTCGTTCAAGCACTTCGTCACTCCGCACCTCATCCGCATTCTTTACGCGCTCACCCTGCTGGCAGCCACGCTAGCCGCCCTCACCTGGATGTTCAGCGGCTTCCGCTCCAGCTTTCTCTATGGGCTTTTCACACTGGTCACCGGGCCGGTGGCATTTGTGCTGTATGTGCTCACGGCGCGGGTCGCCATGGAAGTCATCCTGGCCATCTTTCAGATCGCCGAAAAGATCCGCAAAGAGTGA
- a CDS encoding DNA alkylation repair protein, producing the protein MPESPPAAPALKDWFDRARYEHIADELSVLHPRFDRQRFLKISLQGLNELSLMQRLRRMTESLHATLPADYLQTLDLLRGLAPHINHNFVSLVLPDYVGQYGLDHFDASLAALKDFTVYGSSEFAIREYLRRDLKRTLKVMRTWSQDEHEGVRRLASEGCRPRLPWSFRLEALIADPSPVMPILENLKADKSLYVRKSVANHLNDITKDHPDWMLDRVEAWSLENPHTAWIVRHALRTLIKKGDPRALAIIGAGEKAKVKVTDFSLSPTHIQLGQKIQFTLNLQSLSNQSQRLVVDYAIHYVKKSGSVSAKVFKWKELTLPADASISLTRQQMIKDFTTRVHHAGHHEVEILINGESLARSGFDLVK; encoded by the coding sequence ATGCCCGAATCGCCCCCCGCCGCCCCTGCCCTAAAAGACTGGTTTGACCGTGCCCGGTATGAGCACATTGCGGATGAACTCAGCGTTCTTCACCCTCGCTTTGATCGGCAGCGCTTTCTCAAAATCTCTCTCCAGGGATTGAACGAACTCAGCCTGATGCAGCGCCTGCGGCGGATGACCGAGAGTCTGCATGCCACGCTACCTGCGGACTATCTTCAAACTCTCGATTTGCTGCGGGGTCTGGCACCTCACATCAATCACAACTTCGTCAGTCTCGTCCTGCCTGACTATGTGGGTCAGTATGGCTTGGATCACTTCGATGCCTCCCTGGCTGCGCTGAAGGACTTCACCGTCTATGGCTCCTCGGAGTTCGCCATCCGTGAGTATCTGCGTCGAGATCTGAAACGCACCCTGAAGGTCATGAGGACCTGGAGCCAAGATGAACACGAAGGTGTGCGGCGGCTCGCCAGTGAGGGCTGCCGCCCACGGCTCCCTTGGTCATTCCGGCTGGAGGCGCTGATTGCCGATCCCTCCCCGGTGATGCCCATCTTAGAAAACCTCAAGGCCGACAAGAGTCTCTACGTCCGCAAGTCCGTCGCCAATCATCTCAACGACATCACCAAAGATCACCCCGACTGGATGCTGGATCGTGTGGAGGCTTGGTCCTTGGAAAACCCACACACAGCTTGGATCGTCCGTCACGCCCTGCGCACCTTGATCAAAAAAGGTGATCCACGTGCCTTAGCCATCATCGGCGCGGGGGAGAAAGCGAAGGTCAAAGTGACGGACTTCTCGCTTTCACCCACACACATTCAGTTAGGCCAAAAGATCCAGTTTACACTTAATCTCCAGTCACTCTCCAATCAAAGCCAGCGCCTCGTCGTGGATTATGCCATTCATTACGTCAAAAAGAGTGGCAGTGTGTCCGCCAAGGTTTTCAAGTGGAAGGAACTCACCCTGCCCGCTGATGCGTCGATTTCACTCACGCGACAGCAGATGATCAAGGACTTCACCACCCGCGTGCATCATGCCGGACATCATGAGGTGGAGATCCTGATCAATGGTGAGTCTTTGGCGAGGAGTGGGTTTGATCTGGTGAAGTGA
- the ccoG gene encoding cytochrome c oxidase accessory protein CcoG produces the protein MKTPTLDSLSSIQEDGSRRYIHPADVRGRFTSWRRWSALLLIGIYVALPWIPINGYPAVFLDVQERRFHFLGLTLATQDLWVGFFLITGLAFSLFYVTALFGRLWCGWTCPYTVFLEHVYRRIERWIEGDATARRRLDDAPWSLHKVFKRGLKHGTYVVISAVIAHIFLSYFVSLKKLYEMMQGPPTQHLAAFGVVIFLTGSLYFAFSWFREQFCVILCPYGRLQSALTDDNSVVIGYDKNRGEPRGKVGSTTGSCIDCRRCVQVCPTGIDIRNGLQLECIGCAACVDACDDIMLKLKRPTGLVRYSSLTALAGGKTHFLRPRIILYTGLLLLGMGAFIFSATRIKPLRASSVRMVGAPFYLADGVLRNQFLVRVINKRNSPGRYRLELAGDLPANLSVTGLDEELHLAPLAEDQKTLVLSLPESAFQRSFKLHVKVTDLDRSDSAETRQMEFLGPDPRLKSDAPLNPKDFVQ, from the coding sequence ATGAAAACACCCACCCTGGACTCGCTGTCCTCCATTCAGGAAGACGGCTCACGTCGATACATTCATCCGGCCGACGTTCGGGGGCGGTTTACATCCTGGCGCCGCTGGTCAGCACTGTTGCTGATCGGTATCTATGTGGCGCTCCCCTGGATTCCGATCAATGGTTACCCGGCCGTGTTCCTCGATGTGCAAGAGCGGCGCTTTCACTTCCTGGGCCTGACCCTCGCCACTCAGGATTTGTGGGTGGGGTTCTTCCTCATCACCGGGCTGGCATTCTCGTTGTTTTATGTGACGGCGCTCTTTGGCCGACTGTGGTGTGGCTGGACCTGCCCTTACACGGTCTTTCTGGAGCATGTGTATCGTCGCATTGAGCGTTGGATCGAAGGGGATGCCACGGCCAGACGTCGCCTGGATGATGCTCCCTGGAGCCTCCACAAGGTCTTCAAACGGGGGCTCAAGCATGGCACCTATGTCGTGATCTCTGCCGTCATTGCCCATATTTTCCTGAGCTACTTCGTCTCGCTGAAAAAGCTCTATGAGATGATGCAGGGCCCCCCCACGCAGCACTTGGCCGCTTTTGGGGTGGTAATCTTTCTCACAGGTAGCCTTTACTTCGCCTTCAGTTGGTTCCGTGAACAGTTTTGTGTGATTCTCTGCCCCTATGGGCGTCTGCAATCCGCACTCACCGACGACAATAGCGTGGTCATTGGTTATGACAAAAATCGCGGTGAACCCCGCGGTAAAGTCGGCAGCACTACGGGATCCTGCATTGACTGCCGCCGCTGCGTGCAGGTCTGCCCGACCGGCATTGACATTCGTAATGGCCTGCAGCTCGAGTGCATCGGCTGTGCCGCCTGTGTGGATGCCTGCGATGACATCATGCTGAAACTGAAACGCCCCACCGGGCTAGTGCGCTACAGTTCCCTCACGGCTTTAGCTGGAGGTAAAACCCACTTTCTGCGCCCCCGCATCATTCTCTACACGGGGCTGCTGCTGCTCGGCATGGGCGCTTTCATTTTCTCCGCCACCCGCATCAAGCCCCTCCGCGCCAGCAGTGTGCGCATGGTGGGCGCGCCGTTTTACTTGGCGGACGGTGTGTTAAGAAATCAATTTTTGGTTAGGGTGATCAATAAACGTAATAGCCCTGGGCGGTATCGCTTGGAACTAGCGGGGGATCTCCCCGCCAATCTCTCGGTCACCGGTCTGGACGAAGAGCTTCATCTGGCACCTCTGGCCGAAGATCAAAAAACGCTGGTGCTCAGCCTACCAGAGTCCGCTTTCCAACGCTCCTTTAAACTCCATGTCAAGGTCACCGACCTCGACCGCAGCGACTCGGCCGAAACGCGTCAAATGGAGTTCCTCGGCCCCGACCCCAGACTCAAATCCGATGCCCCTCTCAATCCGAAAGATTTTGTTCAATAA